From Parcubacteria group bacterium:
CAACAAACGAAAGAGCGCATCGAGAAGCTTTCGGCGGAAATCAACAAATTGCGCTACGAATACCATATTCTGGACAAACCTGATCTGACCGATGAGGTCTATTCGTCGTTGATGGCGGAACTCAAAGAGCTGGAAGAAAAATATCCAGAGTGGAAATTTCCCGATTCTCCGACGCAACGGATCGGCGGGCGACCGCTCGACAAGTTTCAAAAAGTCTTGCATAAAACCCGACAGTGGTCGTTTGATGATGCGTTCAGTTTTGAAGAAATCGGAAAATGGGAAGAGAAAATATTGCGCTTAATTTCAAAATCTAAAGTTGAGGATGAAAAACTAGATTACGTCTGCGAGTTAAAAATTGATGGCCTAAAAGTGATTTTGACCTATGAAAATGGCAATTTTGTGCGCGGGGCGACGCGGGGCGATGGGATGATCGGCGAGGATGTGACTGAGAATCTGAAAACTATTTTCAATATTCCCTTGAAGCTAAAAAAGGCCATAACGTGTATCGTGGTGGGAGAGTGTTTTATGGGAAAAAAGGAATTGGCGCGGATCAACAAATTGCGTGCGAAAAAAGGCGAAGCGCAGTTTGCCAATTCGCGCAACGCCGCTGCCGGATCGATCCGCCAATTGGATCCAAAAATCGCTTCCGAACGTCGGTTGGAATGTTTTGTGTATGATATTGATCAAATACACCTCACCCTTCCACCTTCGCCACTTGGCGAACGCGGAATCTCCTTAGTAAGGAGAAGGGGTGAAGAGTATATTAAAATACCAGAAACACAGATTGAGGAACTGGAATTGTTGGAAGAGTTGGGTTTTCGTGTGAATGAAAATTATCGTTTGTGTGAAAGCATCGAGGAGATTGAAAATTATTACGAGGAATGGACGAGGAAAAAAGACAAAGAAGATTATGGGATTGATGGTGTCGTGATTAAGATCAATTCGCGGTCGTTGCAAGAAAAATTGGGTTATACGGGAAAATCTCCCCGTTGGGGCATCGCCTATAAATTTCCGGCGGAAAAAGTTACCACGGTGGTGGAGGATATTTTGGTACAAGTCGGTCGGACCGGAGCGCTCACGCCCGTCGCGCATCTGCGTCCGGTGCTTGTTGCTGGTTCGATGGTTTCGCGCGCGACACTGCACAACGAAGATGAAATCCGGCGCTTGGATGTGCGGATCGGGGACACGGTCGTCGTGCAAAAAGCGGGCGATGTTATCCCGGAAATCACAGAGACCTTGGTGGGTTTGCGCACGGGAAAGGAAAAAATATTTTCCATGCCCAAAACCTGTCCGATCTGCGGGGGACCAACAGGCAAATTTCCAATTTCCAATTTCCAATTTCCAAATAAATCTCAAATATCAAAATCCAAAAAAACAAACCAAAAAGAAGAAAGAATGGGGGTGGCTATGTATTGCTTGAATCCCAAGTGTTTTGCAGTTGAGATCGAAAAAATCATCCATTTTGTTTCCAAAAAAGGGTTCAATATTGATGGCTTGGGAGAGAAAATTGTTGAGCAATTAGTGAATGAAGGCGTGATTGCCAACGCAGCGGAAATTTTTGAATTGAAAAAAGGTGACTTGGAGCCATTAGAGCGCTTTGCGGAAAAATCTGCTGACAATCTAATTGTGGCAATCGAAAAAAGTAAAAAAATAACTTTACAAAAATTTCTCTATGCACTGGGGATTCGGCATGCCGGGGAAGAAACAGCAGTTTTGATTGCTGAAGCAATCAAAACTGAATTTCTAATTTCTAATTTTGAATTTCTAAACAATTCCCAATTATCAAATTTCAAATTTCAAAACCTAGCAGATATTATTAATTATTTTCCATTAATTTTGAAAGAAGATTGGGTAAAAATTAAAGGTATTGGAGAAAAGTCGGCGGAGAGCTTGGTTCAATGGTTTGCAGATGCGGAAAACATGAAAATGCTGGAAAAAATGCGGGATTGTGGCGTGGAAATTATCGTAGAGACGAGGCACGCCTCGTCTGAGCAGAAATTGCAGGGAAAAACCTTTGTGCTTACTGGAGAAGCGGGAAACTTTACAAGAGATGAGCTTAAGGATATGATTAGAAAAGCAGGAGGAAGCGTGTCTTCTTCCGTCAGCAAAAAGACTGATTTTGTTTTGGCTGGATCTAGTCCGGGTTCGAAATATGCCAAAGCAAAAGAGTTGGGAGTGAAAATTATTGATGAAAAAGAATTTAGTAAAATGCTAAAATTATGATCAGTAAAGACGAAGTCAAACACATTGCCAGTTTAGCCAGAATCGGTCTAGAAGAGAAAGAGATTGAAAAATTCTCTCATGATTTGTCGTCGATTTTGGATTGGATCAAACAACTCGAAGAAGTGGATGTGGCTGGAGTTCTTCCAACAGCACACATCACAGGAATGAATAATAATAGTCGTGAAGATAGGACAGATGAATTTTTAAATAAAGAAAAAATCGTGGAACTTTTTCCGGAGAGTAGGAATGGGTATGATAAGGTGAAGAGCGTACTATAATAATTTTTAATTTTTAATTTTTAATTTTGTAAATAAATCTTAATTTTTAATGTTTAAACCAGCGTAAACAAGTTGGTTTAAAAATTCTAGCATTAAAAATTATTTAAAAATTACAAAATTACAAAATTACAAAATTATTATCAGATGATAAGAGAATTGCATAATAAATTAGTTAACAAAGAAATAACTTCTGTTGATTTAACGCAACAGTATTTCGACGTGATTGAAAAAAAAGACAAAGATATTTTTGCCTATCTAACTTTGACCAAAGATTTAGCTTTAGTCCAAGCCAGGGCAGTCGATGAGAAAATTGCGCGCGGCGAAAAAATAGAATTACTTGAGGGAATTCCAGGAGCAATCAAGGACAATCTTTGTATTGCCGGGGTGCGGACAACTGCTTCTTCTAAAATTCTAGATAATTATATCGCCCCCTACGATGCGACAGTAATTGAAAAGCTGAAAGAAGCTGGCGCGGTATTTCTGGGAAAGACCAATCTGGACGAATTTGCGATGGGATCCTCGACGGAAAATAGCGCTTATGGCCCGACTAAAAATCCGCGTGATTTGACGCGTGTGCCAGGCGGTTCATCAGGTGGATCGGCAGCGGCCGTGGCATCAGGCGAGGCTGTTTGGGCATTAGGAACGGACACGGGCGGATCAATCCGTGAACCAGCTTCCTTTTGCGGGTTGGTGGGACTGAAACCAACCTATGGCCGTGTTTCTCGTTATGGGGCAATTGCCATGGCATCGAGCCTTGATCAGATCGGACCAATCACGAAAACCGTCGAAGACGCGGCAATCGTTCTGAGCATCATTGCCGGGCAAGATAAAATGGATGCAACAAGTGCGCATAGCGCGGGTAAGGATTATACGAATTATCTGACCGGAGAAGTGAAGGGTCTGCGGATCGGGATCGTATTGGAACATATCTCCGGATTGGGCGAGCAAGAACAAAAATCGATCAACGCCGTGGTTGAGACTTATAAAAAACTGGGCGCAGAAATCGTAGAGATTGAATTGCCTCATTCCAAATATTCTCTGGCGACCTATTATATCATCCAGCCTTGTGAAGTCAGTTCCAATTTGGCGCGTTATGATGGCATTCGCTATGGACTTTCGATCAACGATGAAAAGGATGAGGTGAATTCCAATCTTTCGGAAAACGGACTGCCAAAGAAATTATTGGAAACGTATCTTGACTCTCGTCACTATGGTCTGGGCAAGGAAGTGCAGAGGCGGATCATGTTGGGAGCTTATTCGCTTTCCTCCGGGTACTATGATGCCTATTATCTCAAAGCGCAAAAAGTACGGACACTAATCAAACAGGATTTTGAGAAAGCGTTCGAGAAAGTCGATTTGATTCTCATGCCAACCGCGCCGACCCCCGCTTTTAAGATCGGTGAAAAAACGCAAGACCCGTTGGAGATGTATCTAGCTGATATGTTTTCTATCACCGCCAATATTGTCGGAGTGCCGGCAATTTCCCTGCCTGCTCCGGAAGTTGAAGTTGATAATAAATCACTTCCGTTCGGATTTCAATTGATGGCCAAATGGTTTGATGAAGAAAACCTGCTCCGCGCGGCGCATGCTTACGAGATCAATAAATAATTTTTACCAAAATAAAAATGGACGTACTTTTGGAAAATTTTTCCAGCGGACTCATTGCTCTAG
This genomic window contains:
- the gatC gene encoding Asp-tRNA(Asn)/Glu-tRNA(Gln) amidotransferase subunit GatC gives rise to the protein MISKDEVKHIASLARIGLEEKEIEKFSHDLSSILDWIKQLEEVDVAGVLPTAHITGMNNNSREDRTDEFLNKEKIVELFPESRNGYDKVKSVL
- the gatA gene encoding Asp-tRNA(Asn)/Glu-tRNA(Gln) amidotransferase subunit GatA, which produces MIRELHNKLVNKEITSVDLTQQYFDVIEKKDKDIFAYLTLTKDLALVQARAVDEKIARGEKIELLEGIPGAIKDNLCIAGVRTTASSKILDNYIAPYDATVIEKLKEAGAVFLGKTNLDEFAMGSSTENSAYGPTKNPRDLTRVPGGSSGGSAAAVASGEAVWALGTDTGGSIREPASFCGLVGLKPTYGRVSRYGAIAMASSLDQIGPITKTVEDAAIVLSIIAGQDKMDATSAHSAGKDYTNYLTGEVKGLRIGIVLEHISGLGEQEQKSINAVVETYKKLGAEIVEIELPHSKYSLATYYIIQPCEVSSNLARYDGIRYGLSINDEKDEVNSNLSENGLPKKLLETYLDSRHYGLGKEVQRRIMLGAYSLSSGYYDAYYLKAQKVRTLIKQDFEKAFEKVDLILMPTAPTPAFKIGEKTQDPLEMYLADMFSITANIVGVPAISLPAPEVEVDNKSLPFGFQLMAKWFDEENLLRAAHAYEINK
- the ligA gene encoding NAD-dependent DNA ligase LigA yields the protein MNKSDQQTKERIEKLSAEINKLRYEYHILDKPDLTDEVYSSLMAELKELEEKYPEWKFPDSPTQRIGGRPLDKFQKVLHKTRQWSFDDAFSFEEIGKWEEKILRLISKSKVEDEKLDYVCELKIDGLKVILTYENGNFVRGATRGDGMIGEDVTENLKTIFNIPLKLKKAITCIVVGECFMGKKELARINKLRAKKGEAQFANSRNAAAGSIRQLDPKIASERRLECFVYDIDQIHLTLPPSPLGERGISLVRRRGEEYIKIPETQIEELELLEELGFRVNENYRLCESIEEIENYYEEWTRKKDKEDYGIDGVVIKINSRSLQEKLGYTGKSPRWGIAYKFPAEKVTTVVEDILVQVGRTGALTPVAHLRPVLVAGSMVSRATLHNEDEIRRLDVRIGDTVVVQKAGDVIPEITETLVGLRTGKEKIFSMPKTCPICGGPTGKFPISNFQFPNKSQISKSKKTNQKEERMGVAMYCLNPKCFAVEIEKIIHFVSKKGFNIDGLGEKIVEQLVNEGVIANAAEIFELKKGDLEPLERFAEKSADNLIVAIEKSKKITLQKFLYALGIRHAGEETAVLIAEAIKTEFLISNFEFLNNSQLSNFKFQNLADIINYFPLILKEDWVKIKGIGEKSAESLVQWFADAENMKMLEKMRDCGVEIIVETRHASSEQKLQGKTFVLTGEAGNFTRDELKDMIRKAGGSVSSSVSKKTDFVLAGSSPGSKYAKAKELGVKIIDEKEFSKMLKL